TGTAAAGGATGCAAGGCCACTGATAAGTCACAAAGCGTGTTGTTTACTCCAGAGGGAAGATTGTCTCTTCTACAGGTATGCCTAAGAACCCAAAACACTCAGTGTATTTCAGAAACAAGACTATTCAAAGAGTAGATGATCGTAACACGCAGGAGTGTtttttcatgttatttttatagaCAAGTAGATTTATATCAGTAATATATCAAAATGCTGTATTGTGTGTACTTAACTGTGTGCTGCTAGACATCAAATTATTGTTTAATTAGTATTTTCCTAACTAAACAGAAGTATTCAGTTATAATACATTTTTTACTACACTTCTATTTATCTTGCGGCTCTTCAGTGCTCTTTGCTCTAACCAGCCTCAGGAGATGATACGATTCTTATGAGCAAAATAGGGAATGTTTGCTCACAATTGAGCTACTGTACACCTACCTCATTGACCTTTTGCTGTTAAGGTCTAACCACAACCAATGTGAATTTCAATGACTGGGCCTATCCCAGAGCCTTATCCTCAGGTATAAAGTGGCTTCAGTCAGACTATATACTCTAGCACCGTATAGAAATAATTTAAGAACATTTTTAACTGAATATGTAAAATTACAGTAGAGTTATGTAGATAAGGCTAGTTGGTTGTTgcccatcacaacacttcaCGTGTTTTTACAATGTTCTCCACTCTCGTTTTGTGTTGGGGATATTGACAAAAGGGCATCCTCTTCCAGCAAAACTCTGACAATGACTTGCGCAGACTCGCCTCGCTTCCCTCATTAGTCTTCACACTAGCTTTTTATATTGCTAAAGGTGTATATATACAGTGACCGTCCACAGATTTTTGACTATTGCTTCGCCGAATATTATTGGAATAAAGACTGATGGTGACCTGAAACATAACCAAAACCCCCTAACAAGAAGCCACAAACCGGAGTATGCACTACTGTCACTTGCAATTGCatgatgctagctagctagctagcctgtgGGTGCAACATAACATTGGGCTAATCAAATGATCATGAGGAACATGCAATTATCTAGTGTCAAGAGGCGCTTTACTTGCTGGAATTCAAGGTGACATTAGCTAGCAAGTCAGAAGCTAACATACGCTAGCGACCTAACGTCTCTACAGCCTGTAGTACAGGCAACCACAAGCTAGCCAAAGCTAATGACATCCTCTTCTGTACTTCTCTGTGATGAATCAAGCAAGGACCCATAGTTTATGACACAGGTAACTGGCAAAACTAAAATTTTGATTTACTATTGTTGCAAGTAGACAAAGATATTGTGCTTGCAAAGACCCGGTCAAATACAATTACAAACGTTGGTCCTGGTTGCTAGTATGGCATACCTGACATCTGCAAACGATATCGGCGTCCTGGGCCAGAAGATCCACAACTTTCCCCTTGCCTTCATCGCCCCATTGAGCCCCTAAAACCACGGCCACTTTGTTACCAACATCTGGTCTGGTTACTTGTGGTTCTGTGATGTTGCCGTGGGCTCCACCGTTCTGAGCCTCAGTTTGATTCCCACTATCCGACATGACCGATTCCCTGTAGAGGCTAAGTGGGCTTCAGATAGTGCGTTCCTCTGTTTGCTTGCTCGCTTGTGGCCAGACATTGATAGCGTGCATTGCGTATGACAGCCAGTCAGGACCGCCCACCACCACCGTCTGTTCACGAGCACACAACGGAGAACGTCGTGGtgatgtttgtgtacgtgtgtgtgtgtgcacgtgagcGCGCGCACAAATGTCTAGTAGACCTTGAAGACCCGCCCATCCAAAATACTTATGGTTTGACAGTTGAATGATAGTTGGCGCgttaacacacacaattaccaGTTGGACAGACATGATGTGCAAGATGCTTATGTTGTTTTCTATCCTTCTCCTCAGGATTGATATCAGTTATGGGGCATGGAGGTACATTTGCCTGACTGTACATAATTTATAGTCTATAGTCTATGGTTTGAAGACTTAAACTAAAATAAGATAATGGACCTAGATACATTTTCAGTTTgtgctatactgtactgtatgttagcTTGACAGCTAACGTTAACTATCTtattttacccttctgttcccaAAAATATTCTGTCGGTAATTTTAAACTTAATTTACTTTGCAGATACAGTAATAATATGAACGATGAAGAATTTTTCACCATAGCAGATAGAGTAAGTTGGAGTACCACTCTGAAGCCTAGCAAGACTGCTCCCTTGCAAGCTAACCTATCAAAAAATTATCATATTAATCTCTTATCTTCAACGCCAGGTATTCCTCAGGTATACTGAAAATGACTTTGTTGAGTGGTTGTTCCCTGAGAGCTGTACTTTGAACAACAAAAGGTAATAAAAACCCTGTCTGCTGATGATGGCATCCTCGATAAGCTCATATTACTGAACTGTCTAAAATATTGTTGCTTTGAGACATTTTTATGTCGCCTGCCTTTCTTCGCCCTCGTTTTTCATTGTGGTCCACTATCTCAACACTTGATCTTAACTTAACTTGACTGGAACAATGATTCTATTGTAGCTCCCCAATGGCAATCATGACATGCACGACCGATGGTTTGAAAAGGGTAAAGCCAGTGGTGACTGTAAGTACCCAGTATGCAGACTTTGgttattcattcattaattatCTTAATATAGATTATGTTGAGAGGCTTATAATGTGTAAAGCTAAATGTATTGTAACACActtaagggggaggaggaggacgccaGATTTCTCTACATCAAAGATTCCGTCTTCAGTTTTGCTTGGTATGCTATAATGCCTATACAAAGGTAATGTTGAAAAACCAGTACACATCGAGATCATTATAAAAACAAGTTATTAGGTTCTAATTTCTTGTtacttatttttgtatttaactTAAACGTTTTTTGTTACGTCTCTTTCAAATATTTTTTCTATTTTTGGCAAGGCTTTATTCAATTACACTGGTTACTGTTTAATAGGACTGCTAAGACTGGTGTTATGAGACTGTTGCACTTATCTGGCACACTATAATTCTAATCATATTTGCCACATTTGTTTCCTCTGTAGAAATTCAACAGGCACATTCCTCAAGGTACAGTAGACTGAACAGTAGCTGTACACTGACCAGATGAGTGGATGAATGGATGTCTGTGCCACATGTATAAAGCCAATTCCCCATGGATACGTGCTTACAGTATATCAGACACAATTCTTTCTCGCATCATACTAATGCAGAACTGCATTATGTATATTCCGCGATAAGGATGttatttaacccgttaaggagtagcgtcacacatatgtgattctgaacatcccaaccgactattttccgatagacaaaaactatatgacaaacgctatagtatggcttcaaaatttacaattaggaggctaacaagtaacactagcaggtagtagcattgctacgagtattatgctaggttgctaggtaacggaagctaactaaaactagctagcttccgttttggaaaaataactcacccTTTGATTCTTGTTTATATTGCAGACAGTGAGAATGTGGATCTTTGCACCGGAGCAAGCAGCCGCATCTGAAATCGACAACAAAGCACTTAAACCTACAACGGTGTGTGTAATGCAGTGAACACTATTCGGTGACCATACAGGTGTGGTAAAGAACGTGTTCTCAATCCAAAGAGGACCTCCAGACAAAATGCTCTCTTCAAGCTTACTCTTGGGTCTTCAGATATGCAATATACCGAAAACCAGGTGAAGCCTATCAGGTAGGACCTTTTTGGGTTTGCTATTTACCAATTATTGCTGTGTTTCTCATTTCTCCTGCAGCTATCTCAATACTTGACCAAGCAGTTCTTCAACCTGGGCCAGTACCCAGAGATCAAACTGGCATCAAAGGAAACTATCCAGGGATATTTCCACAAGGATGggtgtgttgtttttttatttctttcacAATATCCCTTTTCTTGTGATAAAGGACCACAGCAGTCCTCGCGACATCATTTACTTTCAGGGTTAAGTCTGAACTTCTGAGCCTGCTATTAAACAAAGCTGTTCTCGACTACAGATACTGGGAAGCGGTTGTCCCTGGCAACAAGAAATACTACAGCTTCTACATAAACGCTCAGCCAATTAACTTCCAGCATCGCTTCATCATATCTAGCCAGTATACCTTTTATTGGTTAGAAGAGGAGAGGCCCTACAGTGGACAAGAAGTGTCCTTACGGCTGTCCCCAGGCAGCCAAATAACTGTGTTGAGGGGCACTTGTAAGTCATATCGTAGCATTCTCCTGTCAGAACTTGGCTGCTACTTCACGCAGGATGGCTTCAAAAGTTATGAGGAACTGAAGGCGGAGCCAGGTTTGGTGCCTGTGCCGCCCGAGGGCTACTTCACTGTGGACGAAAGTGCCCTGCTAGAGGACGGCATCCTCTTCCTTATAAACGGCACCCTCTACTGGTGGGACCTCCATCAGCGTACATTGACCTCACACCCCAACTTGCGCCTCGATTCTGTGAAAGGGATGTACCAGAGGACCAGTTGTGTAAACTACTACCCCTTGCAGGCCAGTTACTTGCCAAAGGAGGGCTGACAGATGTCTGACTTTCCTATAAAGGTAATCTCTGAGTGTGCAAGAATTGAAGTTATcatacttctgtgtgtgtgttttttgtgtaggGCATGGAACTGGGAACTTTGCTTGCATGGGAGGACCATAGGCTACTCATGGGCTCTGAAGTCTTCAAAGGAAGCAAGAGCAGATATTTTCAGCCATTGCTGGTGCTGCCTCCTGATACCACCATCCTGACAGCCTGCTTTGGTTCCCAGCCAGTCACGCTAGCCTGTCTGGTGATAAACACCTCCCCCGATTCCCCttcacacccctctctcctcatctacaACCTGGTGGACAAGGCCTGGAAGACCAGGTGACTCATTTGATCCTTTCGGTTGAGCTGAAGGTCCTGTTGGCTCATtagaacattacatttacatttagtcatttagcagacgctcttatccagagcgacttacggtaagtacagggacattcccccgaggcaagtagggtgaagtgccttgcctaaggacacaacgtcgtttggcacagccgggatccaaactggaaaccttcaaatttctatcccgattccctaaccgctcagccacctgactccaggtggctgagcggactGAGCTGACTCCAGGTGGCTCGAGAGAACACTGTTACACTGAGAGTTGGATGGTCTTAACCATCAGTATTGTAATTGACCCTGTTGGGTAAGAGGATAACTTGCAGCTATTCTAAAATGGATCTTAACTTTATTCATGCGACCGTGTCTAGCACTTTCCTGACCAAATTCAAGGAGGGCGAACACCCTGTCGGACCTTTCCATATGCACTTCCTGAGCTCCGCTATGGATGCGCTGCTGCTGTGGAACGATCACACCATCATCTACAGCTTCAGGAACGACAACGACTGGGGCGAGTTACTCCTCGCCAACGGCAGCAACGTGAACGTGGCTTCTGGGGGGGAAAAGATACACCAGGTGATCCTGGGTATGTCTCCTCCACCTCGTCAACCGCTGACTTTGTGTATTTTGCATGTGGATGTACAACTtcctgggtttgtgtgtgtgtgtgtatgtgtgtgtgtgtgtgtgtgtgatctcccCTCAGACCAGAGTTGGAACATGCTGGTGAAAATGGAGAACAACATGCTCTATTACTGTAAAGTGGGTATGCCTGAGCTGGTGTCTTTACACGCCTGGAGAAAGCCGAACACAAGCAATGTGATCTACATGGACCAGAAGGACCAGTTCACCCCAATTGTCCAGACACCAGATGGGAAACTGCACGAACAgatgtgggtggggggagggggttagggCTGTCCTGTGCAATTGCCCTAGCATGTGCAATAAAATATTAATCTTCCAAGAAATATTGTCATGATAGGCCGTTGGTTTATAACAGAGGTTTCCTCAGTTTCATTATTGTTTGTCTTCACAAAGGCAATTACAGTTGGTTTCTATTTGAATGACACCTGTGTCCTTCCCTGGTCAGGTACCCATTACTTATGGAAACTAAGAGCTCTATGCACATGACGCACCACAGCTGCCCTTTCATCACCTTCAAGAACAGTATGACTGCACTGGCATACTACATGGACAAAGGAGACACAATTACAATTTGGGCCCAGATTGTCTATACAGAGGGACAAGGGGTTCATGTGATGTTGCTGAACAACAATAAGCATTTGTTGATCATCTCCCAGATGTCCCACTCTCAAATGGCGCTAGAAGTCGGCACTATTAACATGGTGAGGCTGACACGTAACTTGAAATGTTTCCGAACCTATACATAGAACCAGCCAGTCCCTAGGCGGACATTCGACACAAATCTGAATGTATTCAAATGTCCACATACGTATCATGATGAGTGAGATATAAAGCACTTGTTTAAAAAGTTTATAAAGCTTGCTGTCTATTTCAGACTATCACGATCAGTCAGAAAGTGGACTACGAAAATGTCGAGAGATACTCGGATCTGATGTCAGTACTTTTGTCAGTCTCACTGTTAAAAAGTTGTTGACCGATGCAGTAAAATGTGGTGATAAAATACAtgtctcacaacacacactgctgtgtgtttgcatgtttgttAGTATTTGACCTCTTGCTGTTTGTGTCCTAGTGAACAGACCAGTGGTGTTATGACCTTGGAACTGCTTCCCAACCAGATTGGCAACACTTGTACCCTGCTCGCTAACCGGGTATATTATTCTATCATATACCACAGTCCTTGTGTGACAGTAAAAATCTGAAATGTTCTTGGTTTTATTGACCCTTTTGTTAACTTATGTAGTTGTGTTTATTCCTTACTCTTGTGTTGTTGACAGGTATCCCATTTTCATGTTGGCTGCCCACCAAAGAGACACATCCGTGTTGCAAGGTAGTCCAAGTCAGAAAACCAAACAGCATTTTTTGTCCATTTATCTTTAGTTTGATGTTCTGGAAAACTATCAAATAGATGAGTAGTTATATTAAAATAGTTTAGGAAGCAGTTTATCTGAGAGTTTTTGTCCCAGTGTCTTTTCTTGTGTCTTCACCAGGCCTTGGGGCATGACTTGTGAGATTAACACCCTCAGAAACTACACCATTCCAAGGTTGTCAAgaaccacctgactccacctctATCGATGTGGCTCTCCCGTTTGATCTTGTACACAAATATCATGTGTCAGTGAGCCTGCGtaacgtgtgtgtttttgtgtgtgactgtcgtCTTATTTAAGAGATGTACTGAGGAGCCACTCTAAGGATTTTTTAGGAGAGGATTTGGTAAGTATTACTTTATACATCCTGCTGGCTTGCCTAGACAGTAGCCCGTAGCTATGCACGTCATTCTTGTACTGCCATGGTGCACCTGCTCTGAAACGTTCAACATTGTTGGTTGACCTCAACACCGAATTATAAACACCAAACTGACTTATCACTGATATTAGACACAAATATCCCGTAATGCTCTTCTGTAAATTAGATTATAATTAAGGGTTTGTTGACCATTGTTGCAGATGGTGGAATACGACTGGGAGAAATTTGGATGTCTTCTCAAACTACACTACAGTACTGAATTTAATCCCCACTTAGACCTGTGAGTGCAGGAGGGGACTTCTGAATTCTGCTATTCTCAAAGGGTTGGAACATTTTCCAGCACATTTCTTATATCTTCCTCAGGTACGATGGGAATACTTTCATCAAGAGTGTGGATGCCAACTACATTATCTGGGAGATATTTGGACGGAATGACTATTCCTTCAATACGACCATGCAACAGGTACAGTGCACTAAGATCagcatgcgtatgtgtgtgtcgttACTATAGTAACCATGTTGGGTGGCTGTGTCCTGTAGATAAATTGTCTGTCTGAGGCCCAGACCTGGACGTCCAAGCTGACTGAGGGCAAGAGTCTGGAGACAGCCTGGGGCCCTGAGGTTGTGACTGTCTCTCTAGACTACAATCTTTTAAACAGATCCATAATTCAGTCAAATAGGCTTGTTTAAAGTAGTGTATTTGAAGAATGGTACAGATTCATGATATGCATCATATATATTGCTCAGGAGTGGTGCTACACACTACATTGAACCTGCCTGTGAATTGCCCTTTTCAAATAGTCCTTTAACGGAAATTCAGATGAGGTGGATGAAACTGTATTTGAATGGTGCCTCTTACCAACAGAACTACCGGAGCTGTTTCACGGTGGTGCCTGAAAAGCTGGGAGACCTGGACCAGCCTTACGAGATCCTGAACCGGAGTTCTGGGAACTACCTGACCTTCTCACAAGTGGACAGTGCCATCTATGTGTTCCGTGTGAAAATATTGGACCCCAATTACAGGTTTAACACGCTTGAAGTTTTGGTGATTAAACCTCCTTGGGGACTTCGGGGTTTGTGGTTTTGAAGTCATCGATGTGTCTTCTTTCATCAGCTTCTGTGATCTGACTGCTGTGTTCGCTGTCCAGACCTTTGGCATTAGCCGTCCGTAAGTAGTTGTTTTTTGTGATAACATTTGACATGATTCATATCCTGATAAGTAATGAGTGGAAACATGGTTATATATAGCATGTTTATTCACCCTTTGTTACCTTGTGCAGGTCTATGACTACATTGTGCTTTAGCTGCCTAACCATTAACTAATCTGTGCATCTTATTTTCTTTTAGGAAGTATGAGTATCTCACTGTGTATGTGGCTTTGATTttcgccttcctctctctctgcatactGGGCTACAGTTACTGTCGATATGTCAAAATCTTCCGTAAAGTCCTTGCTGCTAGAAAGATGAAAGACGAATAAGTAATgcatatattataatatatgcATTTCATATAAAGATTAGTTCCAAGTTTTTTTCTTTGATGCAGTTGCACTTTCAGATTCCTTGTAGttgaataaaaatgtattttcatgCACTTCAGTATTTCTATTGAGTGTACTTGAATGTAACATTTGAGAGTGGAAGTGGTGTGGCATTATTATCGTCGTGTGGTTTTTCGAATAAAAGACGTTGAACTAACCACACGTCGTGAGTAAGCTTTTGTCCAGCAGGTGGCGATGGTATGCAGTTATTGATACTTACACAATTTAAAACGACATTTCCCACAAACCTACGTGCTTTGCTGGAGACGTTTGTGTTCAATTCGTTTTGTGCCACCTTGTTTTGTGTCAGTGTACTTGCCAGTGGAAAAAACGGGCGAGAGCGGGGCTGGGCATTGTTAGGTCAGTTATTCACAGTGTATGACCGACGTCGGAATTTTCAGTGTACATAGTGGTAATTTTAATTGAACCTCTTTCTTACAACCTAATAATACATCATGTTAGAAGCACAGTCAATGCGATCCGTGCCAGCCCAGTGCACCGCGGGGTGGTGAGGGAATAATGAAGAAATGTTTCCCGTTGTTCTTTACTTGACAGGCATCTGGTACTGTACCTCACCGTTATTTCTGctggagattttttttttcatctggAAGGAGTAACAAACTACGGCGTTGAGGAAAGGCATATAAAGCCATTTGTTTTTTGAATGGCTATTCCCAGTTGAAACAAAAAATGTTGCTATACCAAAATAATTTCACTGAATGAGCAGTGTATGCCAGTTCAATTTATACAGCAACAACGGCGAGCAAAACCTGGCGACCTGACATCACATCTGTTTGCATGGGGAAATTGGATCGAAGTAGCTACCCCTATGCGATTGCGAGACTGATGAACTTTTTATGGAACGTAATGCGTTTTCTGTTGGCACAGGTGGATTTGCAAGCTAGTAGTAGACAGAGTGTCAGTTAACTGGAGAAAATACCAGGGAACTAGGTAGCGAGCAGGCAAATCAATAACGTGAAATATTGGGTGGCCACGGCTAGCAAGCACACTAGCTAGCTGCCAGAGTGTATACTGACACCAGCATAGTGGAAGAAATTCCCGATGCCAGTGATGGCAAACGAGCCGATCATTTTAAACGTCTATGATATGGTAAGTTTTTTTGCTATTTTATCCATCTAGAAAACTTAGTAAGCGTGTCCAAAGAAAGAACAAAAGTGTGACAGCATGCTAGAACTAGCTTCCGACCGTTAAGGTTAGATGGCCATAGGAAACGCAAGCTAGCTGCATAACACTTTTAGTTGGCTAGTTAGACGCAAGCTAGCTGCTAGCAATAACACGATGAAAAGCTGCTGGCTAACGTTAGCATTTTACGTCTAAAATGTTTTAAGCATCTGTCCCGTTAGTTTCTACAAGTTTGTCAGTTCTTTGATTACGTCAGCATATTTTGACAGAAACTAAATGACCCAGACCAAAAGCCAGTTCAGATGCTAAAATTACCCGTTTAGTCTACTTTACTGTCACAATAAGAAAATGAAATCGATCAGGAATCAAGAAATtccgtttttttcttaattcgAGTCGCTGGCTTTAGCACAGCCTACTTTGTCTCTTGCAATGTGTCAGACATTTAtgataataatacatttatgtaGAATCAGATTTTAGGGAGCAGTATGCCATAGACATAATGCTACAGTACAGCTAGGGTCTGACTGATCATACAAATAATTAGTTGTACTCTTCTGAAAGCTTTTCAGAATGCTCCCATTTTTTCACAAATTATACGGACACTAGAGGGCTGCTGACACGCCAACCACTCTCCTTAATATTGATGTTTTAACAATTATTTGTTAAAGTAACAAGAGTTGACCTAATAGTTTAACAAAACACTGTTTACATAAACTGCTCCACAGTTTACTTTAAGACTTACGGCCTGTCCATCTTTCCTCTGTCTTGTAACGGACAGACTAAAAAGATGCAGATTAAAATACCATGTCATAGCATGGGTATTTGTTTACCAATAAACTAGCCATTTTAATTCATTTTTCTCTCAATTAGATGTAGGTAAGCTCCTCACATGGACTATACCCCCACCTCAGCCATGTGTGAGACAGATCAAGATATGTACTGGATCTCTCACTGATAGTAGACAAGCAAAGTTGAGGCAGGTAGCTGCATCATATTTTTTATTAGGCCTACTACTTACAGTTTAATACTTCAAATAGATTTTAAACAAGAAATGTACTGTTttttatctatgcattttatgAATGGACATCAGCAATGGTCAAATGAAAAACCATGacctggaggactgtgtgtctgtgtaccaaCATCCATCCAAAACCAGTCCAAAGGAAGGAGACTGCCTGAGCAAAAGCAGCAGTAGCGAGTCTTGTTTCACATAAGTGGATTCCCACCAGAGCCGAGTGTGTTTAGTTAACTCAGGTTAATGAGGAACTGATCTGAAGGCCAGGGGTTATACTGTAGTGTATCTGCAAGGCGCCAAACTGGATGGGACTGGATTAGGATTAGACAATACTCCACTACAGTTACATCCTACagctctgactgtctctggaaaTAGTGGAAATAATTCCTATGACTTTAAACTTTAGTTAGGCTACTAGGGGCAGAAAGGGGTTTATTTGGAATGTTACTCTTGTCCTACTCCATTTGGTAGAAAAGCTCCTCACTGCAGTTTTACAGCAGCTAGGTTTAGCTAACTGGTCAGATGGGTTTGGCAGCTGAGCAGCGTTTGAGTTCTGGAGAACAGGAGCAGGTGGTCCTCTTTGGCCCCCTTTCTACTAACGTGAACCTAGTTCTGGTTCTGGGCTGTTGCTGGTGTCTGTTTGCAGTCCTTTCAAAGGGCCGGACCAAGCAGAACAACAATGCTGAGTATGGTTCTCCTCCCCAAAGTCGGAGTTGGAcccctctttctacctctctctttcgctttctGCTGTGGAGGATGTCTTTAATGAGCTTTGCTGTAATTAGGGGCAGAGGGATAAGAGCCTTATTACACAGCCAGGGTGAGATTACTATACCAGCCAGACTTTAGGTAGCCTCAAGCCTTCCCTGTGACACTGTAGCATGCTTCCTGTCTTCCGTCACCATACTGCACTGTTAAATGTAGTGTTTAGATGGCCTTGATTTAACCAAGGCTAATATGCGAAAGAATTGTGGATTTACTTAACCAAGGTAGCTTTAAACCATGAGGCCTAGCTTTTGCTCAAGCCTAATGTTGAATCTACTCTGCTGAGCCCTTCATTGTCTTCCAGACATGACCCATGGCTGCCAGATAGGATCAGTCACATGGTAGAAGACAAGCATCACAGTGGGCTACTACAGAGCATTCATATTTTTCAGTTTACTGGGTCACAAATATCCAGTCGTTTGATAGATGGGGCAACATAATAGAGACCTATCAATGTTTGACACAGAGAGAACTACAAACTGGAGTAATGACAGTGGGCTGGCTATTCTTCTGAGATAGCATCATTTTGTGCTTATAATGCCAGCTCAGCTGTGAGCTGTTAGAAGTGAGGGATTCAAATGACTCATTCATAGTCACAGTGTGTTAAATATACCGTCTGATTGAGACTGAGAGGGTTGCAGTAAGTCTTATAATAACGATAACCTTTGTTTTTAATGTCATGGCAAAGAGACCCAGGGATAGTTTGCAATGCAAATTTCAAGAGGGGAATAATGAAAGCAGT
This DNA window, taken from Osmerus eperlanus chromosome 6, fOsmEpe2.1, whole genome shotgun sequence, encodes the following:
- the LOC134022517 gene encoding cation channel sperm-associated auxiliary subunit epsilon-like gives rise to the protein MMCKMLMLFSILLLRIDISYGAWRYSNNMNDEEFFTIADRVFLRYTENDFVEWLFPESCTLNNKSSPMAIMTCTTDGLKRVKPVVTGEEEDARFLYIKDSVFSFAWYAIMPIQRNSTGTFLKTVRMWIFAPEQAAASEIDNKALKPTTLSQYLTKQFFNLGQYPEIKLASKETIQGYFHKDGYWEAVVPGNKKYYSFYINAQPINFQHRFIISSQYTFYWLEEERPYSGQEVSLRLSPGSQITVLRGTCKSYRSILLSELGCYFTQDGFKSYEELKAEPGLVPVPPEGYFTVDESALLEDGILFLINGTLYWWDLHQRTLTSHPNLRLDSVKGMYQRTSCVNYYPLQASYLPKEG
- the LOC134022516 gene encoding cation channel sperm-associated auxiliary subunit epsilon-like, translating into MELGTLLAWEDHRLLMGSEVFKGSKSRYFQPLLVLPPDTTILTACFGSQPVTLACLVINTSPDSPSHPSLLIYNLVDKAWKTSTFLTKFKEGEHPVGPFHMHFLSSAMDALLLWNDHTIIYSFRNDNDWGELLLANGSNVNVASGGEKIHQVILDQSWNMLVKMENNMLYYCKVGMPELVSLHAWRKPNTSNVIYMDQKDQFTPIVQTPDGKLHEQMYPLLMETKSSMHMTHHSCPFITFKNSMTALAYYMDKGDTITIWAQIVYTEGQGVHVMLLNNNKHLLIISQMSHSQMALEVGTINMTITISQKVDYENVERYSDLIEQTSGVMTLELLPNQIGNTCTLLANRVSHFHVGCPPKRHIRVARPWGMTCEINTLRNYTIPRDVLRSHSKDFLGEDLMVEYDWEKFGCLLKLHYSTEFNPHLDLYDGNTFIKSVDANYIIWEIFGRNDYSFNTTMQQINCLSEAQTWTSKLTEGKSLETAWGPENYRSCFTVVPEKLGDLDQPYEILNRSSGNYLTFSQVDSAIYVFRVKILDPNYSFCDLTAVFAVQTFGISRPKYEYLTVYVALIFAFLSLCILGYSYCRYVKIFRKVLAARKMKDE